The Jaculus jaculus isolate mJacJac1 chromosome 1, mJacJac1.mat.Y.cur, whole genome shotgun sequence nucleotide sequence AGTTCTCATCCTGCCGGGCCAGAGGTGGGGTGATTTCTGGTCACAATTAAAACGATACTGTGTAATACAAAAGGCTTGCAATATAGAGCTATTATCCAAGTACAATGAAAACTAAACCAATATCATACTTCAGCCGAGATGTCAACCTCACCTATTACTTAAATTACCCCTTGATGAAACACCCTGAGCAAAATGCAAATATGCTAGTCACAGGATAATTCGCATAAAATGAACCATAACTGGCCATGTATCACAGCTTCATTTACAACAGTCAGACATATAGAAATTAACTCTTAACCAGTCACAACAGAAAACATTAAGGAATACTTAGGATAAATCTGGAAGGTTTCAATCTTTTATCTTTTGTTACCATTTTGAAAAAGCAAGTAATACACAAGTGGAGTCAACataaaaaaatcatgaaagagaaaaatgaataaaacgtACAGCAGTTTCTATCCACCGTTGGCCAACCTACGTCTTTGCAGCCTCCCCCATCAGGTTCACTTTTggctaaaaagaagaaaatagtccTCCAGCAAAAACAGCCCATGAATGCACCAGAGAGGCTCTCACTTCAAAGATCTTCCTCCAGGGAAGAGGACAGGAGCCAGGTCCCCTCGAATGTCATTCCCCACGTGTTCAAAACGTAACTAATTATTAGCATTAGAAGATTTGTTTATAGGGGAATCTCACTGGTCCAGTTTGTAGCCTACAAAAAAATGGATTATTTTTAAGTAtaacattaaaacataaaaaaggatGAGGAAGTAGCTTTTTATTCCACAGAAATGAAACATTTCCAAACATGACGATTTAAGTTAAAGAAGTATGCCTACCATTGAAGTTGGAGTTCCTCcagattttttaatattctttgaaGGCATTCCATGAAGGCGGCCGAGTCTAGCTTGGAAACCTGGGAAATCAAAGCACTCAATTTAGGGGGTACTGCAATCCCTGGAGCAAAGAAAGACCCTAACAACAGGAACGAAGCGTAAGTTGGGGTTGGAGGTGAGCACGAGAACTACTGGCGAGACGAGGCACGCCCCTCGACAAGCACCGCAGGCCCCACGGGCCGCCGCTGTCAGCCAACTACCCAGGGCTCACACCTCCCGCAGTGTTGTCCTCCCAGGTCACATCCCTGCCAACCCTTTACTGGTGAGCCCAGGAAGAAAGCAAGACACATTTTCCAAtcatttgaaaatcaaaacatttttgttttttatttttaattatttatttatttgcaagcagggaaaaagagagaggggtgaTAAGGGAGATAATGAACATTCCAGGACCcctggctgctgcaaactccaggtgcatgcaccactttatgcatttgcctTCACGTGGGTatggaggaatcaaacttgggctgttaggctttgtgtgccttacttgctgagccatctctctagccctaccacctttttaaatattatttatttacttgagagaaaaacagaaagagagagataggggagaGTGAGTATAGGAACTCTAGATAAATGCACcactttaagcatctggctttatgtaagtactctGGAATTGAATGCAGGCCCGCAAGCTTTTCAGCAAGCttcttgaactgctgagccatctctacagccctatctTTATGCCATAGCATTCTACCGTTATCTACTGATCACTGCATCCCCAACTGAGGAAGGCCACTGACCTCTTCTGCCCGGATGTGACAGGAGGGGGAAAGaaccagttaagatgctttcaAAGACGGGGTCTGGCACATCTCTGTCCAGCTCTGCAGGATCTTCCTTTTCCCACCATGGCACGATGCCAGCGATCCCACATGCTCCACCTGACTCCTTCTCATAGAACCAGTCACTCTGCTCATCATCACCTGGGAAAACATAGGACTCAATGCGATCAACCAACCATGCAACTCAGCTTGTGAGATAGCAAAAGCACAAGACGAGTCACATGCAAATTTCAGTAAAAGGTtaacatttaatatattttttatatagtaCTTGTCATGAATTTTTAGTGTAAATGAGTCTAAGTAATACATAGGGCATATTTGTATAAAATGTTATTGTTTTCTGAATTCACTGGATCATGTATTTCAGTGTCATGATcacacatatattttacatatagcaATTTTTACTTTATACCAtatctttacttaaaaaaatgttttctagtaCCATTTTAAAGCAAGGCCATCAACAAGCCACAAGATGTTATGTTTTAGAAcccattttaaaaattgggaaaatTAATGATAAACTGCTAATCCTTTGGCAAATTCTGTTGGGAAATCTAagttggggaaaaaaacaaaacaaaacaaaaacaaaaaaaaatattagtcatCTACCAGGAATTACAAGGTATGAAACTGTGGACCTCATTCTTTTACAAGTCATAATGGTATATAATTACCTTAATTTCATGATTTGTATAGAGTAGAAAAGAGGACGAAATCATGCACAGATGTGACTCAATGAAATTAATCCAATTACATTCATTAGGAAATAGTTTGTAAAAAGTGTATTTTGAATGAAAAGTGGTAATACCACTGAGTGTGTGAAGAAACTAAACTGTAATACTAGGCATAAGTACCACtttcagtttgaaaaaaaaaggcaattattAATGCTTACTTTGGGTATTTCAACACGTCTAACTATAGTATTATAAACAACTACCTCAAATGCCAGCCTCAATGGGATTTCAGTGACAATAACACTTTAGATTTTTAAGGAATTATTAAGAGCTGTAAAGATGTAGATATAAAGAGGGTAGAAATGCAGACAGCCAAAGGCCTTTAAAAACAGCAATCAAATACACCTTCATTCAGAATCAATGCAAGCTTCTTGCAAGGAGTCTTAAAGTCCACCACTTACTCCTGGTTTCCTAGAGGGCTAGCATACCTGCATAAACTTCTTCcttttaaaggaataaaaataaaataattcctaaGAGAATAATTTATAATACAAATATTAATACTTTATATGgtaattaatattaaaatgtcaCATTGAAGGTTTTTCCACCCTAATAATAAACAGACTCCCTTGAAACTGACTAACCTCCATCTTAATTCCAACAAGACATTATGGTGGGTTTTGAGGCAAAAGTCATAAACTCCAGAGAGCCTTAAGGCAGACAGACCCAGAGCTTAAAGCCAACTTGGACCATAAAATATAGTCCATctcaagagaagaagaagaagaaaaaaaaactactatgGAAAAATGAagctgtttcatttcatttttagtataatacacacctttaatattaaaagagaaattaaataaaaggcCATCAAACAGGAGGAATAAGGCCATCTTCCAATGTTTTGTAACAATGAGCAAGTTACCTCTACTGTATtagtttctcattttaaaaaaatactgaaaactcATAGCCTCAAAACTTGGCTCTATGGCatgcctcttcttgagccagatCCTAGACGAGAGCCATcctctctggttcacctgagcgaaaggccaaggaaagacacccacagtGTGGTTGTAAGTAGACACTTACAGGTGAGCAGCCTCTTTCCTGGAAGGCTCTGGAACCTCCAAGTTCTGGCTGGTCTCCCAGACCCTTCTCTACCCTCTCCTGCCCTCTACATAGCAGGATTCTCTGCACTTccttctcattccttctcttcatCTAACAGTCTCTCTAAGCCCTACCCCTTCTCTTCCTAATTCTTTAAATTCGTAAGACAAGAATTCGGAGAACCCTAAATTTACTGGCTTATTGGTGTATTGGCAtggaaccccaaaattcccatttcacCATGATCAtttgtgtgatttttattttatatttcataatcttctgttcttttatttgaaagggaTCATTTGGCTCTTGTGCTGAGCCCTCTCCAGAGCCCTCTACCCCACAGACAACTCTGTGATGGAGATTCTCTGTCTCTACTCTCCCTTTCCACCTGGGCAAGGAAGAGAATTCTCCTCGGGATCGAGTCTTTCAGCTTTACCCTCCATGGATCTCTTGAAAAACCCCTACAAAAAAACCTCATCATAATgtctccctaaataaatttagtaattcataatttttctaaaaaattgaGCATTCAtagttttaaataaagaaaaagaatttaagtAAGAAacttttaaacaagaaaaaagcCTGCTGTGGtcgcacatccctttaatcccagtactcagaagacagacgtaggaggatcactgtgaatccaaggccagcctgggactacagagtgaggttagcctgcgctagagtaagatcctaccttaaaaacaaaaacaaaaagaaaaaaaaaaagaaaacaggaaaaaaaaaatatcctcaaTTATTATGTAATAGAGTAAAATCACAATAAATAATTGTGAATCATCATAAGCCACTTAATGCCCTCTGAAGATCACCAGACTTGTTCAAGGAAGTTACTTTAACATGAAAATTTCACCTTTCCATTCCCTCATTAATATCAACACTTACAACCCTGGGTTGGGTAAAGAGTATGAACTTAGGTCTATCATCAAATAGGTAAGGCATTATAAGTCAGCAAAAGAATTATCATTTAAAATCATGTGCTTTAAATTGTAAACAAGTAAAAAACACTGAGTCTTCCCTTAGAACTGATTGACTGATACTATgtcatatttgtatttttatattttgttttgttcagttgttattttgtttttgagtcagggttctactctagcccaggctgacggggaactcactctgcagcctaggctggcttgaACAGGTGGCGAgccttctccctcagcctccagagtattgagggttaaggtgtgtgccgctacatctggctttttgatGTGTTTTAAAACTCTGACATTTTCGTAACGTGCATACAATTTATTCTAATCTCATTTCCATTCTCCTCCAACGAAACCCTTCTCCACTCATCCTCCTCTTATTTTCAGTCTTGTCTGCTAATATATCTTAAGAAAGGAAATGGAGTTGGtgtttaaatatttgtatgtTATCAGCTTAATTTCATGATTTGTAATACGGAATATAGAAGGGAAACACACTAGAATTAATACTATCCCCCTGTTAAGGTTCCCAAGTTGTTCATAGCTTCAAAATGCTGCCTTGTATGAAAAGCTTCAGGACGTTTCAAAGATAGAAAACATCTGAGATGTAAGACAGTTCTGTAACAGTTTACAATATTGAATTCATGAAAGTCACCTAATTACTTACAAATTGGATAGTACGAGTAAATGTCACAGCTGAATAAAAATGACAGATGACTTGCAAATCCACCTTATGAATGCGTAAGCAGTTCTCCATACACTGGAGTCATGTGGAGAATAAGAACTGGTTCCTTGCAAACTTGCTAAAAGAGACCAAACGGAGAAGACGAAGGCATGCGAAGCTTTCTCTAGGAAGGGACTCCTTCCAGCACATCATAGGGGACATAGTAGGATTCAAAGATAATCAACCTGTCATCATTATGAAAACAGAACACTCTCCACAGCTGCAGAAAACCAGCCACATTACTAAGGCCTAGTCCACTAAGTAATGTCCAATCAAGTACTGCCAGCGTAGGAAATAACCTGTAGTAAGTGGTAACTTTACAATGGAAGTTTTTCCAAAGATAGAACTAAAAAGGAGAGTTCAGTACCTTGTCTTCCCTCATCATTTGTAAATAATCCTGCATCAGTGCTGCTCAGACTGCTGGAGTcactgaaacaaagaaagaaaaagaaaagagaaacaaatcaaaagaacAATTGATCTCTCAGTcgtaaaattttaaagagaaatgatAGCCCAGAGATCGAATTCGAGCCTGACAAAGATCTGAAAGAAAAtacgatgatttttttttttttttactcaaatgGCAAATATCCTGGTCCCATTAACTATGGAGCATATTATTTTTGGCACATAAAACCACAGGAATCTAATGGGACCCTGACAGCAAGCCAGATGTGACTCAAGGAGGCTATGACACAACTGACGCATTTTATTATCTGCTTTCCTCACATGCTCACTGCTCCTTCATCTGCTGTgcagctcagcttgagctgcaaaCACCAACATGCAATGACCTAAGAGAGAAGTCCCAGTCTCAACCCCGCTGACACTCGGCATATAAATGCAAGGGCCtagaatgaaattatgtttaaaaacatgtttgtgggctggagagatggcttagcggttaagcgcttgcctgtgaagcctaaggaccccggttcgaggctcggttccccaggtcccacgttagccagatgcacaagggggcgcaggcgtctggagtttgtttgcagaggctggaagccctggcgcgcccattcccccccccctctgtctttctctctgtgtctgtctctctcaaataaataaataaataaaaaataaaaaaaacttgtttGCAAACATTGTGAAAAGGGTATTACTTAACAGTTCCCCACTCTATTGTGTCCCGCAGAAGAAAAGGTGTATGATGGTGACAATCCATTACAGCAAGGCTAAAGTCACTCTAAGTGACACAATGAGTAATCAATATGAAGAAGGAACCGTATGAAAATTACACAGGTTCACAATGAGTATTACCAATATGAAGAAGGGACTGTATGAAAATTACACAGGTTCACAATGAGTATTACCAATATGAAGAAGGGACTGTATGAAAATTATACAGGTGCTCCATATTCCCACAGCCACTGGGGAATAAGgcacaaattaaaatttaacatgCAACTTAAGACAAACAGCAGACATGTTAACATGGACGAATTCAGAATTGGTTCTAATAGAAGCAATGCTGATGGCATCTGCGTAGTGAAAAACACCAAGCAAGTAACAACATTATCCTGGGAGGTTTGGCCATTAAGGAAAACAGTGAGCTCTAAAACTCCTCACGTACTTTCTTACTCTCATTTTTAAGTTTACACAATCACAAGAGATTCTGTACCTATTGACATATAAAACAATATAACTGGTTTTCTAAAAATCAAAGGCATGTTAAATTGTACGAAAttactaaatattaaaatatgaagaCAGACATTTGAAACTGTTAGATCATATCACTTATCTATCTTTGCAATTTTCTGCTTAAAGCTATTCTAAAGATATAGAAAGCATACTCATGCACACAAGCTGTAACAAGACAGTcatcaaataaaaattgaaattattacTTCATTTCCtggattaaaattaaatttcaaaacttcCTATGGGAGTGCTTCCCGGAACCCTTCCCTTTCTCATCTTTTTGCTCAAGCTTTCTCCAGGCAATATGACTAGCTCCTCTTTCCCTAGTCTGCCTTTTGTCTTAAGACATAGAGAAATCAGGATTTTCTCTATAAGACCACTTTTTAATTATCTTTCCTCCACATTCCAACTGTGTATACTTTGCAAGTGTAAGTAcagaatttatttctttgcatgtgttCAACCCCTCTGCTATCTAGTTGCTGTCTGTACATCACATACTgttaatatattttctaaagCATATGGAGAGCTTGGATAGAAGGGCTTTTCATTTGGTCCCTGAATCTTATCTACAGAGAGACCCCGCTTCCTCCTTCTGGGGGAAGACTTTTATAACTAGCACTCagatgggaatataatctgggAAGGTTTGTTGAATAAAGGTGAATCTATTACTACTATCATCGTGTTCCAACCTCCCATTTCTGCTTTTCCTATGACTGAAGACACATGGGCATCAGAGAACAACCTCGCCCTAAACACTGAACCTCCCATTGACTGTGACTCTGAAAATACTGTCAAATATTCTCAtatctttcttttcctccacCGGCAAAAGCATAATTGACCTTCCACTGAACAGACTGGAGGTCAGTAAACATTACAAAATGTGTGTTACTAACACCAAATTACCTTGATAAAATGTAAATCTCATTTTTTTACTGCTCAAAATTCCCATTGTGTATGTCCCACAGAACCACTGCACAAAGGTCCAAAATATATGCTACGGCTGTAGCCTCAACCCCAAGTGCCTTTCTAGTAAGAATGAGCTACGTACCCGTCCCTGGGCCCTACACTGCACTCACAGCCCAGGTCTTCTACTAGGAACGAGCTACGTACCCTTCCCTCACACACTATTGGAGTCTCAAATCCAAGTCATTTGTAGTTGGTAATGAGCTATATAACCTTTCCCCAAAACTCCACACTGCACTATTCTAGAAATTACATTTCTCTGCCCCCTCATCATCCTTCCCTTTCTGAACAAGACTAGGTTTTCACTTTCAAGTACAACTGCTTTGTTAATTTGACTCACAAGTACCTTCAACACAGTAAATTCTACTCTCAGCATCCACACATCTGCCTGATCAGCCTGTGGAGAAAAGTCTGAGTTATTAGTACAGGAATCATCACTGCACAGTGCAAGCAAGGGGTAgtcaaattcacacacacacacacacacacacacacacacacacacacactgcttgtgAAATATGTACCTGGGTTGTTAACTACTGGTTAATTTCATAAAGTCTACTTGacactcaagttttttttttacaatgaagaGAAATGAGTCATGGGAATTTCATCTCATGAAGCAGATTTCATCTCTATGAAGCAGATCAATAAAATGCAGGCCTCAAAAAGTGTTCCATCCCCCTAACAAGGACTGACTACTGCATTGAGAATAACCCTTTGATGCATACAGGTAACCCCCACTGAAGAATGGATgtggggaaaactggatataggAGGACGACAGGAAGGGAATAGGACCAGCACACAATTTTTCCATATGGTAAAGTTAccaattaaaagagaaaaagaagtgaaaatagaaataataatttcCAGTTCCATCAATTTTTCTGTACATGTCATGATTctaattttcctgatggctaaataaaattccaatgtatgtttaaaaagttaaaaaaaaaagaggggcttgCACAATCAATCTAGGTAATTTTAACTGTGAATAACCTAGAGTCGAGAATGTTATCTTCATCCCCACACACATTCTCCAGGAACTGAGCAGATAAGGACTGTTAAGTCAGGCTGAGTGAGTGGTCCTCAGTCATGATGTCCTGATACCAGCATGCAAATAATTCCCACTTCTATGCAGAAGTGACAGTTTCCTTGAAAGCAAAGCAGAGGTGACACTTTTCAGAGCTTCttgaaacatgttttttttttttaaatttgcatttgacTTCTTGAGGAAAAACTAGCAAGCCACATATAATAAAAGAAtcatttgggctgaagagatggcttaatggttaagcacttgcttgtgaagcctaaggaccccagttcaaggctcaattccccaggacccacgttatccagatgcacaagggggcgcatgcatctggagtccatttgcaatggctggaggccctggtgtgcccattctctctctctctctctgtcactctcaactaaataaataaaaatgaatttaaaaattttttaaaaagaatcattcTACTAAACCTAACCAGGTCCTAAAAATGTCTGCCACCACATTTATAAGCAAACACATACAAAGATCCACAGCCTACAATCCGATGATTatagtaatcccaacactctaaaTTAAAAATCAGATACCCTTCCCTGATCCTTTATTCCTCTGATTTTGAGAACATATGCTTTAAAAGAACAGTGAACATTGTTTGAGCCCTCACAAGTAGTACAActtctgtacaaaaaaaaaaaaaaaaaaaccaaggtcaCTTGCCTTCTGATGTTGTTGTCTAGAGTACTAGCAATTATCCTGGTGACATACCGCTTCCTAGAACGAACAGACTGACTGACAAATGACTGTTGTCTTGTCCAACTTTCTGATAACAAAATCTCCTTTCTAATCTGTAAATCTGATTTTACACCCCAAAAGTGACCAGAATCCCTATCAATTTGGATGTTAGAGCATCAAGCCCTACACATATCAACGGGACATAAGCTTTAGAGGGCCAGGAATCACAATAATGAGTTATGCACTCTAAAAAGCCACAAATGCCAAAGCGCCATAACTATAGCTGCCTAACACAACTAGATTTCAATTCTAAGTGTTCCAAATGTCCATTCCTCAAAAGCACATCCTTTGCCACTGAACTCCATTTCCTCTTCTTTGTAGCTGAAAATTAAGTCATTATTATACAACTATGACTTTATATAAACCAAATAAGCAATTTTGCCATGTAATAATACCATAAATTATGAGGAAATATCAACATAATTAAGCAGCAATATTATAATTATTACAAtttgtaattatttaaaaatagaattaaagccgggcgtggtggcgcatgcctttaatcctagcactcgagaggtaggaggatcaccatgagtcctagaccaccctgagactatacagtgaattccaggacagcctaggctaaagagaccctacctcaaaaaatacaaacaaaacaagaattaaaacataaaacacatGCAAGGAGAGACAAGTATTGTGGTTAGAAGATGCAAGTCACCTTTCACTCATGAGCTCGTCTGAGACTTTCTGCTCTTCATACTCCATCTTGTCCTTAttggtctgacttgtttcctcaCCTTCTAAAACGACTCCTTCATCTTGGTTTTTTGGCCCTTGTCTAATGACCTTCAACTTTCTCTTTTTGACTTTATTCTTGGTAAACTCTTGATATTGATAAGCTTTGTCACTGTCCATGTCCtgatctctgcagccctcaggtGGCTGGGTCATGGCCCTTTTGCTGGAAATGTCCTGTGGAAGATCCACCGCCATGCGCTTTACCTTCCGCCTCCTGCGCAGAGTCCTGTTCCCAAGGCTGTCCACCACCAAGTCGGACTCGTGCCACAGAGGCCTCTTACCTCGGATGTTATTAGTCAGGCCGGAAGATGGCCTGCGCTTTGCCACCAGCATT carries:
- the Gpatch2 gene encoding G patch domain-containing protein 2 isoform X10, whose product is MFGAAGRPAIGAAAGEAWHFSRAMEELVHDLVSALEESSEQARGAFPETGDHSRSLSCPLKRQARKRRGRKRRSYNVHHPWETGHCLSEGSDSSLEEPSKDYRENHSNNKKDHSDSDDQMLVAKRRPSSGLTNNIRGKRPLWHESDLVVDSLGNRTLRRRRKVKRMAVDLPQDISSKRAMTQPPEGCRDQDMDSDKAYQYQEFTKNKVKKRKLKVIRQGPKNQDEGVVLEGEETSQTNKDKMEYEEQKVSDELMSESDSSSLSSTDAGLFTNDEGRQGDDEQSDWFYEKESGGACGIAGIVPWWEKEDPAELDRDVPDPVFESILTGSFPLLSHPGRRGFQARLGRLHGMPSKNIKKSGGTPTSMERSP
- the Gpatch2 gene encoding G patch domain-containing protein 2 isoform X7 gives rise to the protein MFGAAGRPAIGAAAGEAWHFSRAMEELVHDLVSALEESSEQARGAFPETGDHSRSLSCPLKRQARKRRGRKRRSYNVHHPWETGHCLSEGSDSSLEEPSKDYRENHSNNKKDHSDSDDQMLVAKRRPSSGLTNNIRGKRPLWHESDLVVDSLGNRTLRRRRKVKRMAVDLPQDISSKRAMTQPPEGCRDQDMDSDKAYQYQEFTKNKVKKRKLKVIRQGPKNQDEGVVLEGEETSQTNKDKMEYEEQKVSDELMSESDSSSLSSTDAGLFTNDEGRQGDDEQSDWFYEKESGGACGIAGIVPWWEKEDPAELDRDVPDPVFESILTGSFPLLSHPGRRGFQARLGRLHGMPSKNIKKSGGTPTSMTPTPGAVSNKRMVHSSPDSRHHDRWFSPGARMEHGQHQLLREARVDRGHKKSCSAKTASRTHVSRMHKEARASGARLQQANKHAFRILMHGRGQKEKKGCPFAWTDHSRNCG
- the Gpatch2 gene encoding G patch domain-containing protein 2 isoform X8, with protein sequence MFGAAGRPAIGAAAGEAWHFSRAMEELVHDLVSALEESSEQARGAFPETGDHSRSLSCPLKRQARKRRGRKRRSYNVHHPWETGHCLSEGSDSSLEEPSKDYRENHSNNKKDHSDSDDQMLVAKRRPSSGLTNNIRGKRPLWHESDLVVDSLGNRTLRRRRKVKRMAVDLPQDISSKRAMTQPPEGCRDQDMDSDKAYQYQEFTKNKVKKRKLKVIRQGPKNQDEGVVLEGEETSQTNKDKMEYEEQKVSDELMSESDSSSLSSTDAGLFTNDEGRQGDDEQSDWFYEKESGGACGIAGIVPWWEKEDPAELDRDVPDPVFESILTGSFPLLSHPGRRGFQARLGRLHGMPSKNIKKSGGTPTSMTPTPGAVSNKRMVHSSPDSRHHEQTSMHLGSLCTGEVKRRRKAAPLPGPTTAGIKYSFMEPSCSNTYSPDKWTAKAPSAGLLLR
- the Gpatch2 gene encoding G patch domain-containing protein 2 isoform X5, giving the protein MFGAAGRPAIGAAAGEAWHFSRAMEELVHDLVSALEESSEQARGAFPETGDHSRSLSCPLKRQARKRRGRKRRSYNVHHPWETGHCLSEGSDSSLEEPSKDYRENHSNNKKDHSDSDDQMLVAKRRPSSGLTNNIRGKRPLWHESDLVVDSLGNRTLRRRRKVKRMAVDLPQDISSKRAMTQPPEGCRDQDMDSDKAYQYQEFTKNKVKKRKLKVIRQGPKNQDEGVVLEGEETSQTNKDKMEYEEQKVSDELMSESDSSSLSSTDAGLFTNDEGRQGDDEQSDWFYEKESGGACGIAGIVPWWEKEDPAELDRDVPDPVFESILTGSFPLLSHPGRRGFQARLGRLHGMPSKNIKKSGGTPTSMTPTPGAVSNKRMVHSSPDSRHHEWCSWGQSCKRNRWFSPGARMEHGQHQLLREARVDRGHKKSCSAKTASRTHVSRMHKEARASGARLQQANKHAFRILMHGRGQKEKKGCPFAWTDHSRNCG
- the Gpatch2 gene encoding G patch domain-containing protein 2 isoform X4; translation: MFGAAGRPAIGAAAGEAWHFSRAMEELVHDLVSALEESSEQARGAFPETGDHSRSLSCPLKRQARKRRGRKRRSYNVHHPWETGHCLSEGSDSSLEEPSKDYRENHSNNKKDHSDSDDQMLVAKRRPSSGLTNNIRGKRPLWHESDLVVDSLGNRTLRRRRKVKRMAVDLPQDISSKRAMTQPPEGCRDQDMDSDKAYQYQEFTKNKVKKRKLKVIRQGPKNQDEGVVLEGEETSQTNKDKMEYEEQKVSDELMSESDSSSLSSTDAGLFTNDEGRQGDDEQSDWFYEKESGGACGIAGIVPWWEKEDPAELDRDVPDPVFESILTGSFPLLSHPGRRGFQARLGRLHGMPSKNIKKSGGTPTSMTPTPGAVSNKRMVHSSPDSRHHEQTSMHLGSLCTGEVKRRRKAAPLPGPTTAGIVGESAQPILENNIGNRMLQNMGWTPGSGLGRDGKGIAEPVQAVQRPKGLGLGFPLPKSSPTATASSSGKPT
- the Gpatch2 gene encoding G patch domain-containing protein 2 isoform X9; translation: MFGAAGRPAIGAAAGEAWHFSRAMEELVHDLVSALEESSEQARGAFPETGDHSRSLSCPLKRQARKRRGRKRRSYNVHHPWETGHCLSEGSDSSLEEPSKDYRENHSNNKKDHSDSDDQMLVAKRRPSSGLTNNIRGKRPLWHESDLVVDSLGNRTLRRRRKVKRMAVDLPQDISSKRAMTQPPEGCRDQDMDSDKAYQYQEFTKNKVKKRKLKVIRQGPKNQDEGVVLEGEETSQTNKDKMEYEEQKVSDELMSESDSSSLSSTDAGLFTNDEGRQGDDEQSDWFYEKESGGACGIAGIVPWWEKEDPAELDRDVPDPVFESILTGSFPLLSHPGRRGFQARLGRLHGMPSKNIKKSGGTPTSMATNWTSEIPL
- the Gpatch2 gene encoding G patch domain-containing protein 2 isoform X6, yielding MFGAAGRPAIGAAAGEAWHFSRAMEELVHDLVSALEESSEQARGAFPETGDHSRSLSCPLKRQARKRRGRKRRSYNVHHPWETGHCLSEGSDSSLEEPSKDYRENHSNNKKDHSDSDDQMLVAKRRPSSGLTNNIRGKRPLWHESDLVVDSLGNRTLRRRRKVKRMAVDLPQDISSKRAMTQPPEGCRDQDMDSDKAYQYQEFTKNKVKKRKLKVIRQGPKNQDEGVVLEGEETSQTNKDKMEYEEQKVSDELMSESDSSSLSSTDAGLFTNDEGRQGDDEQSDWFYEKESGGACGIAGIVPWWEKEDPAELDRDVPDPVFESILTGSFPLLSHPGRRGFQARLGRLHGMPSKNIKKSGGTPTSMTPTPGAVSNKRMVHSSPDSRHHEWCSWGQSCKRNRWFSPGARMEHGQHQLLREARVDRGHKKSCSAKTASRTHVSRMHKEARASGARLQQANKHAFRILMHGRGQKEKKGCPFAWTDHSRY